From a region of the Tachysurus fulvidraco isolate hzauxx_2018 chromosome 5, HZAU_PFXX_2.0, whole genome shotgun sequence genome:
- the LOC125141234 gene encoding uncharacterized protein LOC125141234 isoform X1, with amino-acid sequence MSLLYIIILWLCACVDSAESLVTVSAEVGSTVILPCKLTEEFKPTSVIQWKINKIDLMFERSIKHYSSGEGYEGRVDVPVDELHKGNCSLVLRNVRFTDDQTYNSFTMEHVDINNYVEAKQINSVTLSVYALQISAPVGSTVVLPCDWSHLSIKTPYVKWFIDSETVFKRKGKDSYQCEGYEGRVNVPENELLKGNCSLVMKNISVSDTGIYRSSMIKDTQESVLVQKVKLSVEDSVNERDSSSEDSDSQQPGGNNWIILYVGIIVIIIIIIICVSVYYSCVNGHRRATDSTKQNGNSVTYTTVDTQPQS; translated from the exons ATGTCCCTCCTTTATATCATCATCTTATGGctctgtgcctgtgtgg ACAGTGCAGAATCTCTGGTTACTGTATCAGCTGAAGTGGGTTCCACAGTCATCCTGCCGTGTAAACTGACTGAAGAGTTCAAACCAACATCAGTTATTCAGTGGAAAATCAACAAAATAGACCTAATGTTTGAGAGAAGCATTAAACATTATAGTTCAGGTGAAGGATATGAAGGACGTGTGGATGTTCCTGTGGACGAGCTGCATAAAGGAAACTGTTCCCTGGTGTTGAGGAACGTCAGATTTACTGATGACCAAACCTACAATTCCTTTACAATGGAACATGTGGACATTAATAACTATGTGGAAGCGAAACAAATTAACAGTGTTACACTCTCAGTCTATG CTCTTCAGATATCAGCTCCAGTGGGTTCCACAGTTGTCCTGCCGTGTGATTGGAGTCATCTGTCCATCAAAACTCCTTACGTTAAGTGGTTTATCGATTCTGAGACTGTGTTTAAGCGAAAGGGGAAAGATTCATATCAGTGTGAAGGATATGAGGGTCGCGTGAATGTTCCTGAGAACGAGCTGCTTAAAGGAAACTGTTCCCTGGTGATGAAGAACATCAGTGTTAGTGATACAGGAATCTACAGAAGCTCCATGATTAAAGACACACAGGAATCTGTCTTGGTCCAGAAGGTTAAACTGTCAGTTG aggaCAGTGTTAATGAGAGAGATTCTTCATCTGAGGATTCAGACTCACAACAGCCTGGAGGGAACAACtggattattttatatgttgggatcatcgtcatcatcatcatcatcatcatctgtgtatctgtgtactACAGCTGTGTGAACG GTCACAGACGTGCCACCGACTCCACTAAACAG AATGGAAACAGTGTGACGTACACAACAGTCgacacacaaccacagagtTAA
- the LOC125141234 gene encoding uncharacterized protein LOC125141234 isoform X2 → MSLLYIIILWLCACVDSAESLVTVSAEVGSTVILPCKLTEEFKPTSVIQWKINKIDLMFERSIKHYSSGEGYEGRVDVPVDELHKGNCSLVLRNVRFTDDQTYNSFTMEHVDINNYVEAKQINSVTLSVYALQISAPVGSTVVLPCDWSHLSIKTPYVKWFIDSETVFKRKGKDSYQCEGYEGRVNVPENELLKGNCSLVMKNISVSDTGIYRSSMIKDTQESVLVQKVKLSVGFHGKSSTLGWKKEPG, encoded by the exons ATGTCCCTCCTTTATATCATCATCTTATGGctctgtgcctgtgtgg ACAGTGCAGAATCTCTGGTTACTGTATCAGCTGAAGTGGGTTCCACAGTCATCCTGCCGTGTAAACTGACTGAAGAGTTCAAACCAACATCAGTTATTCAGTGGAAAATCAACAAAATAGACCTAATGTTTGAGAGAAGCATTAAACATTATAGTTCAGGTGAAGGATATGAAGGACGTGTGGATGTTCCTGTGGACGAGCTGCATAAAGGAAACTGTTCCCTGGTGTTGAGGAACGTCAGATTTACTGATGACCAAACCTACAATTCCTTTACAATGGAACATGTGGACATTAATAACTATGTGGAAGCGAAACAAATTAACAGTGTTACACTCTCAGTCTATG CTCTTCAGATATCAGCTCCAGTGGGTTCCACAGTTGTCCTGCCGTGTGATTGGAGTCATCTGTCCATCAAAACTCCTTACGTTAAGTGGTTTATCGATTCTGAGACTGTGTTTAAGCGAAAGGGGAAAGATTCATATCAGTGTGAAGGATATGAGGGTCGCGTGAATGTTCCTGAGAACGAGCTGCTTAAAGGAAACTGTTCCCTGGTGATGAAGAACATCAGTGTTAGTGATACAGGAATCTACAGAAGCTCCATGATTAAAGACACACAGGAATCTGTCTTGGTCCAGAAGGTTAAACTGTCAGTTG GGTTTCATGGAAAAAGCAGTACATTAGGATGGAAAAAGGAACCTGGTTAG
- the LOC113662741 gene encoding zinc finger protein OZF-like isoform X1, with product MKSAEISYEYLEPTRSSSSLQRSSTLPNNSSHRRVDESHRCSLCGKSFTKKCNLKQHQLVHTGEKPYQCSYCEKSFTKRSNLKQHQYVHTGEKPYQCSQCSLSFTQKVHLVRHQHIHTGEKPHQCSQCEKRFIDSSSLIKHERIHTGETVCRCPLCGYSFNCLSNLKRHQRIHKAEKPHQCSQCGKSFVDKGNLIKHQKIHTGEKPYRCSHCGRSFTQRFNLHQHLHIHRGDKPYYCSECGKSFNREYTLQLHQQIHTGVKPYYCSECGRSFSSLSNLKQHQRTHTGEKPYQCSQCGKSFSSSDTLKNHQRIHTGEKPYQCSQCGKSFTQMGHLQQHQRTHTGEKLYQCSQCKKSFSSSDILKSHQRAHTGEKPYHCSDCGKRFCHQRNFQRHKHTAHTAVNGDMMQFP from the coding sequence ATGAAGTCAGCTGAGATTTCATACGAGTATCTGGAACCTACAAGAAGCTCCAGTAGCTTGCAAAGGTCATCTACTTTACCTAATAACTCTTCTCATAGACGAGTGGATGAAAGTCACAGATGCTCACTGTGTGGAAAGAGTTTCACTAAAAAGTGTAATCTCAAACAACACCAGCTCGTTCACACTGGAGAGAAGCCGTACCAGTGCTCATACTGTGAGAAGAGTTTCACTAAAAGGAGTAATCTCAAACAACACCAGTAtgttcacacaggagagaagccgtacCAGTGCTCACAGTGTAGCCTGAGTTTCACTCAGAAGGTTCATCTCGTACGACACCAGCAtattcacacaggagaaaaaCCGCATCAGTGTTCTCAGTGCGAGAAGCGCTTCATTGACAGCAGCAGTCTCATAAAACATGAACgaattcacacaggagagacgGTCTGTCGCTGTCCATTATGTGGTTATAGCTTTAACTGCCTCAGTAATCTGAAGcgacaccagcgcattcacaaaGCGGAGAAACCCCatcagtgttcacagtgtggaAAGAGTTTTGTTGATAAAGGTAATCTGATAAAACACCAGAaaattcacacaggagagaagccgtatcgcTGCTCACACTGTGGGAGGAGTTTTACACAAAGATTTAATCTCCATCAGCACCTGCACATACACAGAGGAGACAAACCCTActactgctcggagtgtggaaAGAGCTTTAATCGAGAGTACACTCTTCAGTTACACCAACAGATTCATACAGGTGTTAAACCCTATTACTGTTCAGAGTGTGGGAGGAGTTTTAGTAGTCTGAGTAATCTGAAACAACACCAGCGCactcacacaggagagaagccgtacCAGTGTTcgcagtgtgggaagagtttcaGTTCGAGCGATACTCTGAAAAACCATCAGCGAATTCatacaggagagaagccgtacCAGTGCTCACAGTGcgggaagagttttacacaaATGGGTCATCTCCAGCAGCACCAGCGCACTCACACTGGAGAGAAACTGTACCAGTGTTCGCAGTGTAAGAAGAGTTTTAGCTCGAGCGACATTCTCAAAAGTCATCAGCGCgctcacacaggagagaagccgtatcactGCTCAGACTGTGGCAAGAGGTTTTGTCACCAGAGAAATTTCcagcgacacaaacacacagctcacactgcTGTGAATGGTGACATGATGCAGTTCCCATGA